A single Amphiura filiformis chromosome 19, Afil_fr2py, whole genome shotgun sequence DNA region contains:
- the LOC140140447 gene encoding uncharacterized protein — protein MKWQKRISAVAPFVLGMMHLLVQASGKSSFNHLMRLSTQQPQELPTLPQDEDDIQSQQGGNSAFVDPKNILHDNEEKWSGFDASQDLGRSGLNHKETSGPDSKLNLNGRPTHDDSQNTDKVFPDRSINPDLLDIINNNRTEHKVRFRKDLDQINPADDTNPRDDEDRLGLTTTAYQKIRDLLKTAGVDLRVKGVNSTKATDPAEDPDEKQVDDEVEVRQERSFDCPQSPPGVPYKMLSLRQ, from the exons ATGAAGTGGCAAAAGAGGATATCTGCAGTTGCTCCTTTTGTTCTAGGGATGATGCATTTG TTAGTTCAAGCTAGTGGAAAGTCATCTTTCAACCACCTGATGCGTCTATCCACCCAACAACCACAAGAACTACCAACTTTACCACAGGATGAAGACGACATCCAGTCCCAGCAGGGTGGCAACAGTGCATTTGTTGATCCAAAGAACATCCTTCACGACAACGAAGAGAAGTGGTCTGGCTTTGATGCGTCGCAAGATCTGGGAAGATCAGGACTTAATCACAAAGAGACCAGTGGTCCTGATTCTAAATTGAATCTGAACGGTCGCCCCACACATGATGACAGTCAGAACACTGATAAAGTGTTTCCCGACAGAAGCATCAACCCGGATCTGCTCGATATTATCAACAACAACCGTACAGAGCACAAGGTACGCTTCCGGAAAGACCTCGATCAGATCAATCCTGCTGATGACACAAATCCAAGAGACGATGAAGACAGACTTGGATTAACAACTACAGCATATCAGAAGATAAGGGACCTTCTCAAGACAGCTGGTGTAGATCTTAGAGTGAAGGGTGTGAATAGCACGAAGGCAACGGACCCAGCGGAAGATCCAGATGAAAAGCAGGTGGACGACGAAGTGGAAGTAAGACAGGAAAGGTCTTTTGATTGTCCTCAAAGCCCACCAGGAGTG CCCTACAAAATGCTTTCCCTGCGCCAGTGA